A window of Phragmites australis chromosome 2, lpPhrAust1.1, whole genome shotgun sequence genomic DNA:
TGCGGCAGTTTGCACATCCAAATGGCAGGGGTTTGACAAGATACCTGGAGGTACTTGAGATGAGAGCTTGGCTACCAATGCTTAATACTGAGAGTCCTTCCGTAATTTGCTGCATGAATCCAGCTGTGTGACTAAACTGTCTGTATTTTGTCAATCAGGTGATCATGAGTACATTGATGTCATAATGAGCAATGATCCTGCAGGCCCAGAGCGTTTGATCATTGATATCGACTTCAGGAGCCACTTTGAGATTGCCAGGGCAGTTGATTCCTATGGCACTCTGTTGAACTCGCTTCCCGTGGTCTATGTTGGCACGCTTCCCAGACTGAAGCAGTTCCTGCATGTGATGGTAGATGCTGCAAAATGGTCCCTGAAGCAGAACTCTATGCCCCTGCCTCCTTGGAGATCCTTGTCTTATCTCCAAGCAAAATGGCACTCCAAGTATGAGAGGAAAGACTTAAATGCTGAGCAGGACTTCGACGGTACAGGTTCAGATCATGCACTGTGCATTGGGCACCTGAAGAGGCTGAAATCCTCTCTGCAGTCAGAACTTGATACCGGAAGATTGCAGATGATGTCAATCAAAGCTGACAAGAAGAGGATGCCAAAGTTTgagaggcggcggaggcgttcCCTTCTCAGTTGTTGATACATATCTGCGCTCCTTGAATACAGAAGAATACCGAGGAAAAAGAGCAGTAGCTCGACATTTCTCTCTTCACGAAAGGAAAGAAATGAGGTTCCTTTTGCAGGTTTTGGAGTTTACAGATAAGGTGAAATAGGTGGTGGATACTGACAGGTCATGAGATGAGAGTGGAGACAACATGCCAGGATTTTTCaagaagaaaaatacaaaaaaaatcttttttggATTTGGTTTTTGTTCTTTCGGCAAAGATGGATATGCTAGTGGTGAATCTGCTTCATACCCTGTACAATTGAGAGTTACTACAAAATTTCCCCCCTTATTGATTTTTTGGTCATACAGTTGTTCCCTTTACCTTGTTCCTTTGAAGCACACTTTCTCTTTTTCCCTTGTAGCAGAGAGGTTGATACACACTGTTGATTCCCACTTTGTAATTGTAAAAGTTGAATCACACGCTGTATtgggagaaagagaaagagtaTATCTTTTGCTTCATGTGCTTATGAAGCAGATTCTTCCCGTTACAGAATTTAATATATGTTTTGCTTATGAAGGCTATGTTTGTGAATTCCTGTTGTGCTGTGTTGTTGAAAGATCCATAATCTTATAATATATGTTTTGCTTATGAAGGCTAGTTTTAGGAGTGGGGGCTATAAATAGACCCTCGCTCCATTTGAGGGTGTTATAGCTCAAGAGCATACACATACGCTTGATATGAGTTCTTGTCACCAAAGTTAAGAACATTAAAGACCAAGATAAATAGCACAAATTTAAGGATTTGATTAATGCTAGTTTAGGTCTAGCCTGCATCTAGCTAAACGATTAGCTTAGAGTTGAATCAAGTGAGTGAttcacacttgttactcttggtgctTGCTGACACCTAGACGGCTTGGCAACGTTCTTATGGAGCGGTCACAAGCTTTATGAGTGGAAGGAGTGACTTGTGTTGGAGTGGCGAAACAATactgaagtgaagacggtggTGAGCATCCGAGAGAGGTCCAGTAGAGGACCCATTTCTGACCAGGGATTTCTAATGGCTATCCATGGAGTTATCCGACCGGTGAGCTTGGCTCTTGCGAGGGGTTCTCCATGGAGTTATCTGACCCAGAAACTTGGTTCCatcgtggattaggggtggatGGTAATCCATCCGATACCATGGGGAAAGTCGTTGTACCGAATGTTTGCATTCTCTCTAACTTTTACATTCCGTACTTATTTTCTTGTACTTACTATTCCGCATTTACTTTTACTAAAATTGCCACGAGTAATTGGTAGAATTGGTTTCTAGTGTGCAAAATTTTGTTATAGTAGAGTAgaaatactagataaacctaaatcatattttaatagaaattaAGACAGATTTATCTGGTTGTTTTGAGCTGTGTTTTAAGTGATCCTAATTAACTCCGTCTCCCTGTTAGGACATAACCGAAGCTGTGATGTGAAGAAGGTATATGGAGTATATATGTGGAGACTTTAGCTTTTGGCCATCTGTTTTCGTGTGAGGCATGAAATGCACCTCCCATTGCAAGCAAGCAAGGAACTACAtatgacatattttttgtgttgTGTTAGAAGAAGAGGTAGCTAGGGTGGATCATGGGCCTATTTTCGGTCCCCTTGTTTCCTGGAGTATATGATATGGGCACATGAGCTGAGATGGGCTGGGCCGCGATTTTCTTCTTCAGCCCATTCCGGTTATTTCGTCATCTCAGTGGCCTGTCTCCTAAACAAAATCAATCGCAGCTGAGAGAGCTGCTCTTCTTTTTTCTacacaagaagaaaggaaaacgAAAAGAAGGTGGAGTAatgtattattattattattcttcATCCACTCCACTGCATAATACGGAGTATATGTTATTGTTTCCTTTATTGTACGTATTTCCCAACTGCGCTGCGCTAGAATACAGTACAGTACTGTTGTGTACAGGTAGGTGCCGTGCGGCCTGAACTCAACAACTGGCAAACAACTTCAGCACAGCCAGTAAACCCGCCTGTATCGGCTTCTACCTCATTTGCTTCTCCTCCTGTCCTGCATCGTATCTCCCGCATCGCTCATTACAAGAAAACAGGAGGAGAGAAGGGCGAAAAAAATACGGGGAGGGGGCTGGTATCACTGTACGGCGGAGTGAATATAACCTAATTATAGATTTaaagagagataaaaaaatagtgaaatGTAATAAATAAGTAGctattagagatgaaaaaaataaaaaataaaaagtaatataatataattattataAGAAACGGATTTTTAAAGCATATGACCTGAGCCGATCCATctggttggtttggttggtccgACCGACGGAGCCGCATGCCATCCCGTCCTCCTCGTCCTGTGTCGCTGCCGCGCCGCCGTCCCGTCCGTCGATAGGTATAGAgaggctccggctccggctccggctcccccgacctctgctgctgctgctgctggaccGCCCACTCCACTTCCCCCCTCCTCTCGCAGAGCGGCAGAGGACGACGGCGATGCAACCGCTTTACCCAAGGTAACCACAACATCCGATtgattcctcctcatcctctcccCATTCTCTACAGTAGAGatttctcttctctctatcCATTTACCACTTGGATTATCCATCCATGGacgctccctccctctctctgctaATCTCTTCTTGTATCCTCTTGCGTTTCGCAGGATGCGCGCGCGGTAGAGGAAGGAGGACCTCTCCCACTTGCAACAATCAACCAAaccctgcctgcctgcctgcctcccTTCCATCTTGGACTTGAATGGCCACCAAATCTTTCCTCCTCACTCCCCCATTCATCTCTTCCCGCCCGCAGCCTCGGGCCTTCGCTCTCAACGCCCGCCGCAAGACGCCACCCACTTCCCTGCTGGCATGCGCCGCCGCAACCACTGGCGGGGACTCGGCGCCTCAAGGCAACAACAACCCTTTCGCCGCGCTCATCGAGGTGCCCCGCACGCTCTGGCGCCGCACCCTGCAGCCGCTCGGGGACTACGGCTTCGGCAAGCGCAGCGTCTGGGAGGGCGGCGTCGGCCTCTTCATGGTCTCCGGGGCTGCCCTCCTCGCCCTCGCGCTCGCATGGCTCCGCGGATTCCAGCTGCGCTCCCGTTTCCGCAAGTACCAGACCGTA
This region includes:
- the LOC133909702 gene encoding uncharacterized protein LOC133909702; this translates as MMLVAKEFGISPPPAVAPRRRVASWAFAAPGGGVGENLWLRTVGGAASTAAEGFGSHSHESDMDLAMLVSDFLENGGSGGGDSRGSSDSDSGLLDLAHLTDNISMYKQGGDEKENELLSMVHSLLFSIHESELQAFTRGQCSGSCIRHLLVKLLRYSGYDAAVCTSKWQGFDKIPGGDHEYIDVIMSNDPAGPERLIIDIDFRSHFEIARAVDSYGTLLNSLPVVYVGTLPRLKQFLHVMVDAAKWSLKQNSMPLPPWRSLSYLQAKWHSKYERKDLNAEQDFDGTGSDHALCIGHLKRLKSSLQSELDTGRLQMMSIKADKKRMPKFERRRRRSLLSC